A part of Miscanthus floridulus cultivar M001 chromosome 6, ASM1932011v1, whole genome shotgun sequence genomic DNA contains:
- the LOC136457143 gene encoding probable NAD kinase 1: MSLDELTDKEPSSSEEVQLAPSDSKFRSLSPAPIPIPAPPSVRSLVDSVSDERVNIDVVASHQSENGSISTASSTVSLESEKAAYGFLAQTPVRSTDAHLVEFSEAMRTVAKALRRVAEGKAAAQSEAAEWKRKYELETAHKQQSKIKGYNSCISNDLDKLASQLTLETPAPDQLGCCGKHGICADEVLQDEVPGAIPRSNHKVVGRKASFKLSWGCNGDKNGQHKHDFVSFEKGDITTAERSNKQILLKWESPPQTVLFITKPNSNSVRVLCAEMVRWLREHKNINIFVEPRVKKEPLMEDSYYNFVQTWDDDEEIKMLHTKVDLIVTLGGDGTVLWAASLFKGPVPPVVAFALGSLGFMTPFPSEQYRELLDNVLNGPFSITLRNRIQCHVIRDAAKDEIVTEEPFLVLNEVTIDRGISSYLTNLEVYCDSSFVTCVQGDGLIISTTSGSTAYSLAAGGSMVHPQVPGILFTPICPHSLSFRPLILPEYVTLRVQVPCNSRGNVWASFDGKDRQQLSPGDALICSISPWPVPTACLVDSTTDFLRSIHEGLHWNLRKSQSFDGPRD, encoded by the exons ATGTCGCTCGACGAGCTCACCGACAAG GAGCCGTCGTCCTCCGAGGAAGTTCAGCTCGCGCCGTCGGATTCCAAGTTCCGGAGCCTCAGCCCTGCGCCGATTCCGATCCCAGCTCCTCCGAGCGTCAGATCATTGGTCGACTCG GTTTCTGATGAGAGAGTAAATATAGATGTCGTGGCCTCACATCAAAGTGAAAATGGATCCATCTCTACAGCTAGCTCTACTGTTTCACTAGAATCAGAGAAGGCAGCATATGGATTTCTTGCTCAAACTCCTGTCAGGTCAACTGATGCACACCTTGTTGAGTTTTCAGAAGCTATGAGAA CTGTTGCAAAAGCCTTACGACGAGTGGCTGAAGGGAAGGCTGCTGCTCAATCAGAGGCAGCAGAGTGGAAACGTAAGTATGAACTAGAGACAGCGCACAAGCAGCAGAGTAAAATCAAAG GCTACAACAGTTGTATCAGTAATGACTTGGACAAACTGGCCAGCCAACTGACTCTGGAGACACCTGCACCTGATCAATTAGGATGTTGCGGTAAGCATGGTATATGTGCAGATGAGGTTCTGCAGGACGAAGTTCCTGGAGCTATCCCAAGATCTAATCACAAGGTGGTGGGGAGAAAGGCATCATTTAAACTTTCATGGGGATGTAATGGGGATAAAAATGGTCAGCATAAGCATGATTTTGTGTCCTTTGAAAAAGGTGATATAACAACCGCAGAAAGGAGCAATAAGCAG ATCTTACTGAAATGGGAATCACCACCACAAACAGTGCTTTTCATAACCAAACCGAATTCCAACTCTGTGCGTGTTCTTTGTGCTGAAATGGTCAG ATGGCTTAGGGAGCATAAAAATATAAACATCTTTGTTGAACCACGTGTTAAAAAGGAACCTCTAATGGAGGATTCCTACTACAACTTCGTCCAAACATGGGATGATG ATGAGGAGATAAAGATGCTGCATACGAAGGTTGATCTAATTGTAACTCTTGGCGGTGATGGAACTGTTCTGTGG GCTGCATCATTGTTCAAAGGACCAGTTCCTCCAGTTGTTGCATTTGCCCTGGGATCACTGGGCTTCATGACACCTTTCC CAAGTGAGCAATACCGTGAGTTGTTGGACAATGTGTTGAACGGGCCATTTAGCATCACGCTGAGAAACCGAATACAGTGTCATGTAATACGTGACGCGGCAAAGGATGAAATCGTGACTGAGGAACCATTCTTAGTGTTAAACGAAGTTACAATTGACCGAGGAATATCATCTTACCTTACCAACCTGGAAGTCTACTGTGACAGTTCTTTTGTTACTTGTGTACAAGGGGATGGACTCATCATATCGACTACATCTGGAAGTACAGCATATTCATTAGCAGCTGGAGGGTCCATGGTTCATCCTCAG GTCCCAGGGATCCTTTTCACCCCAATCTGTCCGCATTCCTTGTCATTCAGACCTTTGATTCTGCCTGAATACGTGACTCTGCGCGTTCAAGTGCCGTGCAACAGCAGGGGGAATGTCTGGGCATCCTTCGATGGCAAAGATCGTCAGCAGCTATCGCCCGGTGACGCCCTGATCTGCAGCATTTCTCCTTGGCCCGTGCCCACAGCCTGCCTGGTGGACTCGACCACCGATTTCCTCCGCAGCATCCATGAGGGCCTCCATTGGAACTTGAGGAAATCCCAGTCGTTTGACGGCCCGCGTGATTGA
- the LOC136457142 gene encoding probably inactive leucine-rich repeat receptor-like protein kinase At3g28040 — translation MDASTMHTPKTQLGAGTTTLPPPPPHLLPATVIATATISIPSRKHSARGSPAPAPAAAEMATVTATSPSLLLLHLLLLLLIGGALPATKADMPMTVNEEVLGLVVFKSALSDPTGALATWTESDATPCGWARVECDPATSRVLRLALDGLALSGSMPRGLDRLPALQDLSLARNNLSGPLPQGLSLLGSLRSLDLSYNAFSGPLPDDVARLASLRYLDLTGNAFSGPLPPAFPRTLRFLVLSGNQFSGPVPEGLASGSPLLLHLNVSGNQLSGSPDFAGALWPLERLRTLDLSRNQFSGPVTDGIARLHNLKTLSLSGNRFVGAVPADIGLCQHLSTIDLSANAFDGHLPDSIGQLGSLVYFSASGNRLSGDVPAWLGKLAAVQHLDLSDNALTGSLPDSLGDLKALKYLSLSRNQLSGTVPASMSGCTKLAELHLRGNSLSSSIPDALFDVGLETLDVSSNALSGVLPSGSTRLAETLQWLDLSGNKLTGGIPTEMSLFFKLRYLNLSRNDLRTPLPPELGLLRNLTVLDLRSTGLYGAMPADLCESGSLAVLQLDGNSLSSPIPDSIGNCSSLYLLSLGHNGLTGPIPAGISKLKKLEILRLEYNNLSGEIPAQLGGLENLLAVNISHNRLVGRLPASGVFQSLDASALEGNLGICSPLVAGPCMMNVPKPLVLDPNECPPGGAGGGYNNLETNGGGVGAPRKRRFLSVSAMVAICAAVAIVLGVIVVTLLNVSARRRAEAAGGGGPGYDQKKEVDESIVTSSSTAKSSSPPGGKSRGKLGAGKMVTFGPGSSLRSEDLVAGADALLSKATEIGRGAFGTVYRAPVGDGRVVAVKRLVAANTVRSREEFEREVRVLGKARHPNLLPFKGYYWTPQLQLLITDYAAHGSLEARLHGREELPPMTWEERFRVVSGTARALAHLHQAFRPPLVHYNVKPSNIFLLDNECNPAVGDFGLARLLPGKLADGGGSRFHAGGGMGYVAPELACQSLRVNEKCDIYGLGVLILELVTGRRAVEYGDDDVVVLMDQVRVLLEHGNALECVDPGMGGHVPEEEVLPVLKLGMVCTSQIPSNRPSMAEVVQILQVIKAPVGGGGRMEASSF, via the exons ATGGATGCCTCCACCATGCACACTCCCAAAACACAGCTCGGCGCCGGTACCACTACActaccccctcctcctcctcatctacTGCCAGCCACCGTCATCGCCACCGCCACCATATCTATCCCGTCCCGGAAACATTCTGCACGCGGCAGCCCCGCACCCGCACCTGCAGCAGCAGAAATGGCCACTGTTACTGCCACCTCCccttctctcctcctcctccacctcctcctactGCTCCTCATTGGCGGCGCGCTGCCAGCGACGAAGGCCGACATGCCGATGACGGTGAACGAGGAGGTGCTGGGGCTAGTGGTGTTCAAGTCGGCGCTGTCCGACCCGACCGGCGCGCTGGCCACGTGGACGGAGTCGGACGCCACCCCCTGCGGCTGGGCGCGCGTGGAGTGCGACCCGGCCACCTCCCGCGTGCTCCGCCTGGCGCTCGACGGGCTCGCGCTGTCCGGCAGCATGCCGCGGGGCCTCGACCGCCTGCCGGCGCTCCAGGACCTCTCCCTCGCCCGCAACAACCTCTCCGGCCCGCTCCCGCAGGGCCTCTCCCTCCTCGGCTCCCTCCGCTCGCTCGACCTCTCCTACAACGCCTTCTCCGGCCCGCTCCCCGACGACGTcgcgcgcctcgcctccctccgcTACCTCGACCTCACCGGCAACGCCTTCTCCGGCCCGCTCCCGCCCGCCTTCCCGCGCACGCTCCGGTTCCTCGTGCTGTCCGGCAACCAGTTCTCCGGCCCCGTGCCGGAGGGGCTGGCGTCCGGGAGCCCGCTCCTGCTCCACCTCAACGTGTCCGGCAACCAGCTCTCCGGCTCGCCCGACTTCGCCGGCGCGCTCTGGCCGCTCGAGCGCCTGCGCACGCTCGACCTGTCACGCAACCAGTTCTCCGGCCCCGTCACCGACGGCATTGCTAGGCTTCACAACCTCAAGACCCTCAGCCTCAGCGGCAACCGGTTCGTCGGCGCCGTCCCGGCGGACATCGGCCTGTGCCAGCACCTCAGCACCATTGACCTCAGCGCTAACGCGTTCGACGGCCACCTCCCTGACTCCATCGGCCAGCTCGGCTCGCTCGTCTACTTCTCCGCGTCCGGCAACCGGCTCTCCGGCGACGTCCCCGCTTGGCTCGGCAAGCTGGCCGCGGTGCAGCACCTGGACTTATCCGACAACGCGCTCACCGGAAGCCTGCCGGACTCGCTTGGCGACCTCAAGGCGCTCAAGTACCTGAGCCTGTCCAGGAACCAGCTCTCCGGGACCGTCCCGGCCTCCATGTCCGGGTGCACCAAGCTAGCCGAGCTGCACCTGAGGGGCAATAGCCTCAGCAGCAGCATCCCGGACGCTCTGTTCGACGTCGGGCTCGAGACGCTCGACGTGTCGTCCAACGCGCTCTCGGGCGTCCTGCCGTCCGGCTCGACAAGGCTGGCGGAGACGCTGCAGTGGCTCGACCTCTCCGGCAACAAGCTCACCGgcggcatccccacggagatgtcGCTATTCTTCAAGCTCCGGTACCTCAACCTGTCCCGTAACGACCTCCGCACGCCGCTGCCGCCGGAGCTCGGCCTGCTCCGCAACCTGACGGTGCTCGACCTGCGTAGCACGGGTCTGTACGGCGCCATGCCTGCCGACCTCTGCGAGTCCGGTAGCCTCGCCGTGCTCCAGCTCGACGGCAACTCCCTCTCCAGCCCCATCCCCGACAGCATCGGGAACTGTTCTTCCCTGTACCTCCT GAGCTTGGGGCACAACGGCTTGACGGGGCCGATCCCGGCGGGCATCTCGAAGCTGAAGAAGCTGGAGATCCTGCGGCTGGAGTACAACAACCTGAGCGGCGAGATCCCGGCGCAGCTGGGCGGGCTGGAGAACCTGCTGGCCGTGAACATCTCGCACAACCGCCTCGTCGGGCGGCTGCCGGCGTCGGGCGTGTTCCAGAGCCTGGACGCGAGCGCGCTGGAGGGCAACCTGGGCATCTGCAGCCCGCTGGTGGCGGGGCCGTGCATGATGAACGTGCCCAAGCCGCTGGTGCTGGACCCCAACGAGTGCCCGCCCGGCGGGGCCGGCGGCGGCTACAACAACCTGGAGACGaacggcggcggcgtgggggcGCCGAGGAAGCGGCGGTTCCTGAGCGTGTCCGCCATGGTGGCCATCTGCGCGGCGGTCGCGATCGTCCTGGGGGTCATCGTGGTCACGCTGCTCAACGTGTCGGCCCGGCGGAGAGCCGAGGCGGCGGGTGGTGGTGGCCCTGGCTACGACCAGAAGAAGGAGGTGGACGAGAGCATCGTCACCAGCAGCTCGACGGCCAAGTCATCGTCGCCGCCCGGTGGAAAGAGCAGGGGCAAGCTCGGCGCCGGCAAGATGGTGACGTTCGGTCCCGGGAGCAGCCTCCGGTCGGAGGACCTGGTGGCCGGCGCCGACGCGCTGCTGAGCAAGGCGACGGAGATCGGGCGCGGCGCGTTCGGCACGGTGTACCGCGCGCCCGTGGGCGACGGCcgcgtggtggcggtgaagaggCTGGTGGCGGCGAACACGGTGCGGTCGCGCGAGGAGTTCGAGCGGGAGGTGCGCGTGCTGGGGAAGGCGCGGCACCCGAACCTGCTGCCGTTCAAGGGCTACTACTGGACGCCGCAGCTGCAGCTGCTGATCACGGACTACGCGGCGCACGGCAGCCTGGAGGCGCGGCTCCACGGCCGTGAGGAGTTGCCGCCGATGACGTGGGAGGAGCGGTTCCGCGTGGTTTCCGGGACGGCGCGGGCGCTGGCGCACCTGCACCAGGCGTTCCGGCCGCCGCTGGTCCACTACAACGTGAAGCCGAGCAACATCTTCCTGCTGGACAATGAGTGCAACCCGGCGGTGGGCGACTTcgggctggcgcggctgctgCCGGGGAAGCtggcggacggcggcggcagcCGGTTCCATGCGGGCGGCGGGATGGGGTACGTGGCGCCGGAGCTGGCGTGCCAGAGCCTGCGTGTGAACGAGAAGTGCGACATCTACGGGCTGGGCGTGCTGATCCTGGAGCTGGTGACGGGGCGGCGCGCCGTGGAGTACGGCGACGACGACGTGGTGGTGCTCATGGACCAGGTGCGCGTCCTGCTGGAGCACGGCAACGCGCTGGAGTGCGTGGACCCGGGCATGGGCGGGCACGTCCCCGAGGAGGAGGTGCTGCCGGTGCTGAAGCTGGGCATGGTGTGCACGTCGCAGATCCCGTCCAACCGGCCCTCCATGGCGGAGGTGGTCCAGATCCTGCAGGTCATCAAGGCGCccgtgggcggcggcggcagaatGGAAGCCTCCTCCTTCTGA
- the LOC136457145 gene encoding uncharacterized protein, whose amino-acid sequence MAGTCRQRLRGEWGQKGVCGHQGSRGRVPAAASHRGDLAAPAEDTSLAGFKDAAAAAVTVVAENKAMAPAKAPAKAHVIACFLPSRHGRRSSGKSLGEILDDSGCGREEGEFGVDTCCSLVDDDSTIAATHSQGNRR is encoded by the exons ATGGCCGGGACCTGCCGACAGCGGTTGCGCGGAGAATGGGGTCAAAAGGGAGTATGTGGTCACCAAGGCAGTCGTGGAAGGGTACCTGCCGCCGCCAGTCATCGCGGGGATCTCGCTGCCCCCGCCGAGGACACATCGCTGGCCGGATTTAAGGACGCCGCCGCTGCAGCGGTGACAGTGGTAGCAGAGAACAAGGCCATGGCACCGGCGAAGGCGCCAGCCAAG GCACATGTCATTGCGTGCTTCCTCCCTTCTCGTCATGGT AGGAGGAGCAGTGGGAAGAGCTTAGGCGAGATATTGGATGATTCCGGCTGTGGTCGAGAAGAAGGCGAGTTTGGCGTGGACACCTGTTGCTCGCTGGTTGATG ATGATTCAACGATCGCTGCCACTCATTCACAAGGCAATAGGAGATAG